The following coding sequences lie in one Bacteroidota bacterium genomic window:
- the fabF gene encoding beta-ketoacyl-ACP synthase II, whose amino-acid sequence MGNNQNRRRVVVTGMGAVTPIGLNINDFWGNLISGKSGASHITSFDTTGFDTKIAAELKGFDPTLYMDKKSVKRMDPFTHYALAAAEMAITDSGMNFEKEDRNRIGVVFGSGIGGMWTYYHQTKELFENGPSRVSPLFVPMMIADIAAGYIAMKFGVKGPNYATTSACATSSHAIADAVMLIERGNANVMLTGGSEAPICPIGVAGFNSMRAMSTRNDEPERASRPFDAERTGFVMGEGGAVLVVEELEHAIKRGAKIYAEIAGFGLTADAYHITAPAPGGEGAVRSMSLAIQDAGLKPIDIDYINAHGTSTPFNDKNETEAIKTVFANHAYKLHISSNKSMIGHLLGAAGAVEAVATIKTIVEGIIPPTINLENPDPECDLNYVPNTAIQKTVNAAISNTFGFGGHNASILFTKYSNNDGNF is encoded by the coding sequence ATGGGAAACAACCAAAATAGACGCCGCGTTGTAGTTACCGGAATGGGTGCGGTTACCCCTATTGGATTAAATATTAATGATTTTTGGGGAAATTTGATTTCCGGAAAAAGCGGAGCTTCGCATATAACTTCGTTTGATACTACAGGATTCGACACAAAGATAGCCGCTGAATTAAAAGGATTTGATCCGACCCTTTATATGGACAAAAAGTCAGTCAAACGGATGGACCCTTTTACTCACTATGCATTAGCTGCCGCCGAAATGGCAATAACCGACTCGGGGATGAATTTCGAGAAGGAAGACCGCAACCGCATCGGTGTTGTGTTTGGTTCGGGCATTGGTGGAATGTGGACTTATTATCACCAAACGAAAGAATTATTTGAAAACGGGCCAAGCCGTGTAAGCCCGCTGTTCGTTCCAATGATGATTGCTGATATAGCTGCCGGCTATATTGCTATGAAATTCGGTGTGAAAGGTCCCAACTATGCCACAACTTCAGCCTGTGCAACTTCGTCGCACGCAATCGCCGACGCAGTTATGCTCATTGAGCGAGGTAATGCTAATGTAATGTTAACCGGTGGTTCCGAAGCACCAATCTGCCCCATTGGTGTAGCCGGTTTCAACTCGATGAGAGCAATGTCCACGCGCAACGACGAACCTGAAAGGGCAAGCCGTCCGTTCGATGCAGAACGCACCGGTTTTGTTATGGGCGAAGGTGGCGCTGTATTAGTGGTCGAAGAACTCGAACATGCAATAAAACGCGGTGCTAAAATTTATGCTGAAATTGCAGGTTTCGGACTTACAGCCGACGCGTACCACATTACAGCTCCGGCACCGGGCGGCGAAGGTGCTGTCCGTTCGATGAGTCTGGCTATTCAAGATGCCGGTTTAAAGCCAATTGATATTGATTATATCAACGCACACGGAACATCGACTCCGTTCAACGATAAAAACGAAACCGAAGCAATAAAAACAGTTTTTGCTAATCACGCATATAAACTTCATATAAGTTCAAACAAGTCGATGATCGGGCATTTGCTCGGTGCAGCCGGCGCCGTAGAAGCGGTTGCAACAATTAAAACAATAGTTGAAGGCATTATTCCTCCAACAATCAACCTTGAAAATCCGGACCCTGAATGCGATTTAAATTATGTGCCGAATACAGCTATCCAAAAAACTGTAAACGCGGCTATTAGTAATACATTCGGATTTGGCGGTCATAACGCATCAATTCTTTTTACCAAGTATTCCAATAATGATGGGAATTTTTAG
- a CDS encoding acyl carrier protein gives MSDVATKVKEIVMNKLGVEESAITPEASFTNDLGADSLDTVELVMEFEKSFNIQIPDEDAEKIGTVGDAINYLTQKLG, from the coding sequence ATGAGCGATGTAGCAACTAAAGTAAAAGAAATCGTAATGAACAAATTAGGTGTCGAAGAATCAGCAATAACACCTGAAGCCTCATTTACGAATGATTTAGGCGCCGACTCATTAGACACAGTCGAATTAGTAATGGAATTTGAAAAATCTTTCAACATTCAAATCCCCGATGAAGATGCTGAAAAAATCGGTACTGTCGGTGATGCCATTAACTATCTAACACAAAAATTAGGATAA
- the fabG gene encoding 3-oxoacyl-[acyl-carrier-protein] reductase, producing MKVLQNKVALITGGARGIGKAIALELAEAGAHIAITDVAPQPEMESTVNEIKSLGVDALAINANAVLFPQAQQAVDQIIEHFKRLDILVNNAGITRDGLLMRMSEEDWDLVINVNLKSVFNYTKAAIRPMMNQKSGKIVNISSVVGVMGNAGQSNYSASKAGIIGFTKSIAKEVASRNIQVNAIAPGYVETAMTAKLTDDQRKLLTDAIPLKRTAQPKDIANIVKFLSSPDSDYITGEVINVNGGLYM from the coding sequence ATGAAAGTTCTACAAAATAAAGTCGCACTAATTACTGGCGGTGCACGTGGCATCGGTAAAGCTATAGCACTCGAGTTAGCTGAAGCAGGTGCGCACATTGCAATTACCGACGTAGCGCCCCAACCCGAAATGGAGTCAACAGTCAACGAAATAAAATCGTTGGGCGTTGATGCTCTGGCTATTAATGCCAATGCGGTTTTGTTTCCCCAAGCCCAACAGGCTGTCGATCAAATAATTGAGCATTTTAAACGGCTCGATATTTTGGTAAACAATGCTGGCATTACGCGGGATGGACTTTTAATGCGGATGAGCGAAGAAGATTGGGATTTAGTAATAAATGTAAATTTGAAAAGTGTTTTTAATTATACAAAAGCAGCCATCCGACCGATGATGAATCAGAAATCTGGAAAAATTGTTAACATATCATCTGTAGTCGGAGTAATGGGAAATGCAGGTCAATCAAATTATTCGGCATCGAAAGCCGGCATCATCGGATTCACGAAATCTATCGCAAAGGAAGTTGCTTCACGGAACATTCAGGTGAATGCAATTGCACCCGGATATGTAGAAACAGCAATGACAGCAAAGTTGACCGACGATCAGCGTAAACTTCTGACCGATGCAATTCCGTTGAAACGAACAGCACAACCCAAAGATATTGCGAACATAGTTAAGTTTTTATCATCACCCGATTCCGATTATATTACAGGTGAAGTTATTAACGTAAACGGCGGTCTGTATATGTAA
- a CDS encoding DUF3109 family protein, protein MEKKELTINKLNIDPELFELGFAENATPNDCCGQCCRGGVYLSLDEKGKILENRQLIKQYMDETQPSDDDLWFANQLIEDADFPNHVCDSTNIHNDKCVFLKKDNKCSLQSLALDKGFHKWSLKPLYCVAFPIVIANNQVTFDDFLSGEAECCTAKKGLPISVIEACKEEFLHILGKDGYIKLTQIEKESKESK, encoded by the coding sequence ATGGAAAAAAAAGAATTAACAATTAACAAATTAAATATCGACCCGGAACTTTTTGAGTTAGGGTTTGCTGAAAATGCCACACCGAACGATTGTTGCGGACAGTGCTGTCGGGGTGGAGTGTATCTAAGTTTAGATGAAAAAGGAAAAATCCTTGAAAACCGCCAACTCATCAAACAGTATATGGATGAGACCCAGCCATCTGATGATGACCTTTGGTTTGCAAACCAGCTAATTGAAGATGCCGATTTCCCGAATCACGTCTGCGACTCTACAAACATTCACAACGATAAGTGTGTGTTCCTGAAGAAAGATAATAAATGCTCGCTACAGTCACTCGCCCTCGATAAGGGATTCCATAAATGGTCGCTAAAACCATTATATTGTGTAGCGTTTCCAATTGTGATTGCAAATAATCAAGTTACTTTCGACGATTTTTTATCGGGTGAAGCCGAATGTTGCACTGCAAAAAAAGGTTTACCCATCAGTGTCATCGAAGCATGCAAAGAAGAATTCTTGCATATTTTAGGAAAAGATGGTTATATTAAGCTAACTCAGATTGAAAAAGAGTCTAAAGAATCAAAATAA
- the fabD gene encoding ACP S-malonyltransferase has protein sequence MPKTAIIFPGQGSQYVGMGKDLYENSSVAREVFQQADDILGFSLSKICFEGPEEELKQTKNTQPAIFLHSCVLLKMTQDLKADYTAGHSLGEYTANVFAGSINFETALKLVRLRGELMQKAGEEHIGTLAAVVGLEPNIVEDVCAKASSQGIVQCANYNSPGQIVISGSIAGIQAAMLLAKEAGAKMVKELPVSGAFHSPLMLSAKTGLSLALDNTAFTDAKIPVYSNVTGNPIQSSEEIRTALKEQLTAAVRWESSIRNMIADGADNFIEIGPGKILQGLVKRINPNVTISGIS, from the coding sequence ATGCCAAAAACTGCAATCATTTTTCCCGGTCAGGGATCGCAATATGTTGGAATGGGCAAGGACTTATACGAAAACAGTTCGGTTGCCCGTGAAGTTTTTCAACAAGCTGACGACATTTTAGGATTTTCGTTGAGCAAAATATGTTTCGAAGGACCCGAAGAGGAGTTGAAACAAACTAAGAATACACAACCTGCAATTTTTTTACATAGTTGTGTTCTTTTGAAAATGACACAAGATTTAAAAGCTGATTACACTGCGGGCCATTCTCTCGGCGAATACACGGCAAATGTTTTTGCCGGATCAATAAATTTTGAAACCGCTTTGAAACTCGTACGACTTCGTGGCGAATTAATGCAAAAAGCGGGCGAAGAACATATAGGAACACTGGCAGCGGTAGTCGGACTCGAACCAAATATTGTTGAAGATGTTTGTGCAAAAGCAAGTTCACAGGGAATTGTTCAATGTGCAAATTATAATTCACCCGGACAAATTGTAATAAGTGGTTCAATCGCCGGGATTCAGGCAGCTATGCTGCTTGCAAAAGAAGCCGGTGCTAAAATGGTGAAAGAGTTACCGGTAAGCGGTGCCTTTCATTCACCATTAATGCTTTCTGCAAAAACCGGACTCTCGTTAGCTTTAGATAATACAGCTTTTACAGATGCGAAGATTCCTGTTTACTCAAACGTAACAGGTAACCCGATTCAAAGTTCTGAAGAAATCCGAACTGCGTTGAAAGAACAGTTAACAGCCGCCGTGCGTTGGGAGAGTTCTATCAGAAATATGATTGCCGATGGTGCCGATAATTTTATCGAAATAGGCCCCGGAAAAATTTTGCAAGGTTTAGTTAAACGTATCAATCCGAATGTTACAATTTCAGGAATTTCGTAA
- a CDS encoding beta-ketoacyl-ACP synthase III, producing MNKNKKIQAAITAVAHYVPEKILSNIDLEKMVDTTDEWIKTRTGISERRILENGASSDMAAEAINQLLKNRGIGPEEIEIIITATVTPDMMFPPTSTIIQRKVGAKNAWGFDIEAACSGFLYSLIVGAQFIETGNYKKVIVVGSDKMSSITDYTDRNSCILFGDAAAAVLLEPSDNENIGILDHIFYSDGTGEDALHMKGGGSLNPPTHETVDKKWHYIYQDGKAVFKVAVMGMADVSEEILKRNNLTGDDIDYFVPHQANLRIIDAAANRMGIDYSKVMINIDKYGNTTAATIPLCLSEWWLAGKLKRGNTVVLASFGAGYTWGSILLKWAID from the coding sequence ATGAATAAAAATAAAAAAATACAAGCTGCAATTACTGCCGTTGCACACTACGTCCCTGAAAAAATTCTTTCAAACATTGATTTAGAAAAAATGGTTGATACTACCGACGAGTGGATTAAAACACGAACCGGAATATCGGAACGTCGGATATTAGAGAACGGCGCTTCATCCGATATGGCAGCCGAGGCAATCAATCAACTTCTAAAAAATCGTGGCATCGGACCGGAAGAAATAGAAATAATAATTACGGCAACAGTAACCCCCGATATGATGTTCCCTCCTACCTCAACCATCATTCAACGAAAAGTTGGGGCAAAAAATGCTTGGGGCTTCGACATTGAAGCGGCATGTTCAGGGTTCCTTTACTCCCTGATTGTTGGTGCTCAGTTTATTGAAACCGGAAATTATAAAAAAGTTATTGTTGTAGGTTCCGACAAGATGAGCTCAATAACCGATTATACCGATAGAAACAGTTGCATATTGTTTGGTGATGCTGCCGCTGCTGTTTTGTTAGAACCGTCGGACAATGAAAACATAGGAATCCTTGACCACATATTTTATTCCGATGGAACAGGTGAAGACGCTTTACACATGAAAGGTGGCGGTAGTTTGAATCCGCCAACGCATGAAACAGTAGATAAAAAATGGCATTACATCTATCAAGATGGAAAGGCAGTCTTCAAAGTCGCCGTAATGGGTATGGCTGATGTATCGGAAGAAATTTTGAAGCGAAATAATTTAACCGGCGATGATATAGATTATTTCGTTCCTCATCAAGCTAACTTGCGGATAATTGATGCCGCCGCAAATAGAATGGGAATAGATTACTCGAAAGTTATGATTAACATAGATAAATACGGTAACACAACGGCTGCAACAATTCCGCTTTGCCTATCTGAGTGGTGGCTTGCCGGTAAGTTAAAACGGGGTAATACGGTAGTATTAGCAAGTTTTGGTGCAGGTTATACCTGGGGTTCAATTCTTTTAAAATGGGCGATTGATTAA
- the plsX gene encoding phosphate acyltransferase PlsX, which produces MSKQNGKIKIVVDAMGGDFAPANIVAGGIEALRESNNRFEIIFVGIEADIKNEISKLNTGGLSYSIVHASEVIDMHESPTVAFKQKKDSSIVVGLNLHKEGKADAFLSAGNTGAVMSASTLLLGRIEGVSRPTIGTFFPSQKGACLLLDAGANVDCRPQHLVEFAMMGSIYANYILNSPNPTVGIVNIGEESSKGNEVTIETHRLLKESKLNFIGNIEGRDILKGKAQVIVCDGFVGNIVLKFAESTLGFLKSKFKSYASESVFKKIWVGLMYGTLKKILKDFDYQEHGGVPLLGVNGISLIGHGSSTPKAIKNMVYRAEEMAAKQIDKQIAKMMSTTNTNE; this is translated from the coding sequence TTGTCAAAGCAAAATGGTAAAATAAAAATTGTTGTGGATGCTATGGGGGGCGATTTCGCACCTGCCAACATAGTAGCTGGCGGAATCGAAGCTCTGCGCGAAAGCAACAACCGATTTGAGATTATCTTTGTAGGCATCGAAGCCGATATCAAAAACGAAATTTCGAAGTTAAATACCGGCGGATTAAGTTACTCGATTGTTCATGCCTCGGAAGTTATCGATATGCATGAATCGCCAACGGTTGCTTTCAAACAAAAAAAAGATTCCTCGATTGTTGTAGGTTTAAACCTGCACAAAGAAGGCAAAGCCGATGCGTTCCTCAGTGCGGGCAATACCGGCGCAGTGATGTCAGCATCTACACTTTTACTCGGAAGAATCGAAGGAGTAAGCCGCCCTACAATTGGAACCTTTTTCCCTTCTCAAAAAGGAGCTTGCCTGTTATTGGATGCTGGCGCCAATGTTGATTGCCGACCTCAGCACCTCGTTGAATTTGCGATGATGGGAAGTATTTATGCCAATTACATTCTAAATTCCCCAAACCCGACGGTTGGTATAGTAAACATTGGCGAAGAAAGTTCAAAAGGAAACGAAGTTACAATCGAAACTCATCGTTTATTGAAAGAAAGTAAACTGAATTTCATCGGTAACATCGAAGGCAGAGATATTTTAAAAGGTAAAGCTCAGGTTATTGTGTGCGATGGTTTTGTTGGAAACATTGTCTTAAAATTTGCCGAGAGTACACTCGGCTTCTTAAAATCGAAATTTAAATCGTACGCCTCCGAGAGTGTCTTTAAAAAGATATGGGTAGGTTTGATGTACGGAACTTTGAAAAAAATATTGAAAGATTTCGACTACCAGGAACACGGCGGTGTGCCGCTATTGGGCGTGAATGGAATTTCGTTGATCGGCCACGGCAGTTCGACTCCCAAAGCAATTAAGAATATGGTTTATCGGGCTGAAGAAATGGCTGCAAAACAAATTGATAAGCAAATAGCAAAAATGATGTCGACTACAAATACAAATGAATAA
- the rpmF gene encoding 50S ribosomal protein L32 has translation MPNPKRRHSKSRGAKRRTHYKAATPAVGECPNCHEHRLLHRACPNCGHYNGKAVLIPKATK, from the coding sequence ATGCCAAATCCAAAACGAAGACATTCAAAATCGCGTGGTGCAAAACGACGAACCCACTACAAAGCAGCAACCCCGGCAGTAGGCGAATGCCCCAATTGCCACGAACACCGACTACTTCACCGCGCATGCCCAAACTGCGGGCATTACAACGGTAAAGCTGTACTCATTCCAAAAGCAACAAAATAA
- a CDS encoding DUF177 domain-containing protein, which yields MKINISKLSEGIHDFNLQADPSQLELDDKFTSPVSVNVKLDKSSSQIYLKAEIVLDVNFTCDRCLIDFKSKFHTSFSIVFMYETRGLKGEQLNDVQILSPDTNHIDIAEDVRQYILLAIPIKILCSENCKGLCSSCGIDLNENKCKCDNNTYDPRWETLFKTLKNKKNN from the coding sequence TTGAAAATAAATATTTCAAAACTGTCGGAGGGAATACACGACTTTAATCTGCAGGCTGACCCGTCGCAACTTGAATTGGACGATAAGTTCACTTCACCTGTATCAGTAAATGTTAAATTAGATAAAAGTTCATCACAAATTTATCTTAAAGCTGAAATTGTGTTGGACGTAAATTTTACTTGCGACAGATGTTTAATTGATTTTAAATCTAAATTTCATACCTCTTTTAGTATAGTTTTTATGTATGAGACACGGGGTCTAAAAGGCGAACAATTGAACGATGTTCAGATACTAAGCCCCGACACGAACCATATCGATATTGCTGAGGATGTACGCCAATACATACTTTTAGCTATACCGATAAAGATTTTATGTTCAGAAAATTGCAAAGGATTGTGCTCTTCGTGTGGTATCGATTTAAATGAAAACAAATGCAAATGCGATAACAACACGTACGACCCGAGATGGGAAACGTTATTTAAAACTCTTAAGAATAAAAAAAATAATTAA
- a CDS encoding T9SS type A sorting domain-containing protein — protein sequence MKSNLQFVSLALLLFSMAADGQQSEFFNKSNPPLPLSKISGSPSYQILNINNITTWQRADGQSNHTPLGENGCIFPRGTASVIYQDGILWGAKAYLDSAYTMPDSNQVVRVGGTTYFSGTRAGRIIGWDTNAVRANENDADVRVYRIRRDYAELGRNPDNWELLKDASEYFEIPIGIVSQSQILQILSWYARDWREWPVQYGAPYIERNGIAGYQPPPPFSVDFTHHNLISGNYDEPGIAGSDPSATADQVIWTVYNDLDRTATIGLFGTEPLGLEIQVTLWGYKSTHQINNAYFKRAKIINKGGVDIGGGQKGSFWIDSLFIGIWSDIDIGDFADDLIGCDTLRQSAFCYNNTSIDAEFKRFNLIPPAVGYALLYGPLVAGSPTDKGVFNFRSINGKRNLGITSFSPKYTGSSFGDPPFSYEGALRWWKWLRGYLPEPSTNPDRLYPHPPGMLPTKFPFSGDPINRTGFIDGLGTLYSAPAGDRILTLNTGPVKLAPGDSTEIVYAVIGGHAYDHLASLSLLRHYIDIARHLAKIKFALPRPPESPKVRVIELDREIILEWGSDLASVQRIEKQIIAGEYGFEGYNIYQLPSANSKKSDATRIATYDLKNNVGWITDKFIDPTFYYIREEVVQRGENTRIKRYISFKQDVLDKNHRLNNGQEYYFAVTAYNYSPSPDAIPKTMESEMIILKAKPQIPFGVGLQTKHYDKLPVKHIQGQSEGSISPYVIDPTSGTGDTYEIRFDTINGGVKWSLYNLNSNRQIIADQFVEPDADPPIVEGGILLKINYMDVDTMVLSRYHWLDDIYQYTVPAIDSSLAQKKASSRMVNVFPNPYYAGHSHTTSSYREFVTFNNLPPRAVIRIFNLAGHLVQTIHKSDASQFVEWNLRTEESLQVASGIYLCYVEMPEIGETKVLKLAIIQPEILER from the coding sequence ATGAAATCGAACCTACAATTTGTGTCTCTCGCTTTACTCCTTTTTTCAATGGCTGCTGACGGACAACAGTCTGAATTTTTTAACAAATCGAATCCACCATTACCGCTTTCAAAAATTTCAGGCTCTCCTTCCTATCAGATTCTAAACATAAACAACATAACAACCTGGCAGCGGGCAGACGGACAATCGAATCACACACCATTAGGAGAGAACGGATGTATTTTCCCACGCGGCACCGCTTCGGTAATTTATCAAGATGGTATTTTATGGGGAGCAAAAGCTTATCTCGACTCAGCTTATACCATGCCTGATTCAAATCAAGTCGTTCGTGTCGGGGGAACCACCTATTTTTCCGGGACGCGAGCAGGACGAATAATTGGATGGGACACTAATGCTGTGCGTGCGAATGAAAACGACGCCGATGTTAGGGTGTATCGCATCCGCCGGGATTATGCTGAACTTGGACGTAACCCCGACAATTGGGAACTTCTTAAAGATGCCTCTGAATATTTTGAGATTCCAATCGGCATTGTTAGTCAATCTCAAATATTACAAATTTTAAGTTGGTACGCACGTGATTGGCGTGAGTGGCCCGTTCAATACGGAGCGCCATACATTGAACGGAATGGAATTGCTGGCTATCAACCCCCACCTCCGTTCAGTGTGGATTTTACCCACCACAATTTAATATCAGGAAATTACGATGAACCCGGAATTGCAGGTTCCGATCCATCAGCGACTGCTGATCAGGTTATATGGACTGTTTACAATGACCTCGATCGTACCGCAACCATTGGCTTATTTGGTACTGAACCACTCGGACTTGAAATTCAAGTTACACTTTGGGGATACAAATCAACACACCAAATAAACAATGCTTATTTTAAACGGGCGAAAATTATTAATAAAGGAGGCGTGGATATTGGCGGCGGACAGAAAGGATCATTCTGGATTGATAGTTTATTTATCGGTATCTGGTCGGACATTGACATCGGCGACTTTGCAGACGACCTGATTGGATGTGATACATTGCGTCAATCAGCTTTCTGCTACAACAATACTTCGATAGATGCTGAGTTCAAGAGATTCAATTTAATACCACCCGCAGTTGGGTATGCACTACTCTACGGACCATTAGTAGCGGGAAGTCCGACTGATAAGGGTGTTTTTAATTTCCGAAGTATTAATGGAAAAAGAAATCTTGGGATTACTTCATTCTCCCCAAAATATACAGGCAGCAGTTTTGGCGATCCTCCTTTTAGCTACGAAGGAGCGCTACGTTGGTGGAAATGGCTTCGTGGATATCTTCCTGAACCCTCAACTAATCCCGATCGTCTCTATCCTCATCCACCCGGAATGTTGCCGACTAAATTTCCTTTTTCCGGGGATCCAATCAATCGAACAGGTTTCATTGACGGTTTGGGGACGCTCTACTCAGCACCTGCGGGTGATCGAATATTAACACTCAACACTGGGCCGGTAAAGCTTGCACCCGGTGATTCAACTGAAATTGTATATGCCGTAATTGGAGGGCATGCCTACGACCACCTCGCGAGTTTATCGCTTCTGCGTCATTATATAGATATAGCTCGCCATTTAGCAAAAATAAAATTTGCACTACCACGTCCGCCGGAGTCACCGAAGGTACGAGTTATCGAGCTTGACAGGGAAATTATTCTTGAGTGGGGGTCTGACCTCGCAAGTGTTCAGAGAATTGAAAAACAAATTATCGCAGGAGAATATGGATTCGAAGGCTACAACATCTATCAACTCCCATCTGCCAACTCAAAAAAATCGGATGCAACCCGGATTGCAACGTACGACTTGAAAAACAATGTTGGATGGATAACGGACAAGTTTATCGATCCAACTTTTTATTATATTCGGGAAGAGGTTGTACAACGCGGCGAGAATACAAGAATAAAACGCTATATCAGTTTCAAGCAGGATGTATTGGATAAGAACCACCGCCTTAACAACGGACAGGAATATTACTTTGCAGTAACCGCTTATAATTATTCACCGTCGCCTGATGCAATACCGAAAACGATGGAATCGGAAATGATTATTCTGAAAGCTAAACCTCAAATCCCTTTTGGAGTCGGGCTGCAAACAAAACACTACGATAAACTTCCTGTCAAACATATACAAGGACAGAGCGAGGGAAGTATTTCACCTTACGTAATTGACCCGACTTCGGGAACAGGCGATACATACGAGATTCGTTTTGATACAATCAATGGTGGTGTAAAATGGAGTTTATACAATTTAAATTCCAACAGACAAATAATTGCAGACCAATTTGTTGAACCCGATGCAGACCCGCCAATAGTCGAGGGGGGAATTCTCCTCAAAATTAACTATATGGATGTCGATACGATGGTACTTTCAAGATACCACTGGCTTGATGATATTTATCAGTACACAGTACCGGCAATTGATAGTAGTCTTGCTCAGAAAAAAGCGAGCAGCCGCATGGTGAATGTGTTTCCAAATCCGTACTACGCCGGGCACTCGCATACAACGTCCAGCTACAGGGAGTTTGTAACATTTAACAATCTTCCCCCGCGTGCCGTCATTCGCATTTTTAATTTAGCCGGTCATCTTGTGCAAACAATTCACAAATCCGACGCATCGCAATTTGTTGAGTGGAATTTGAGAACAGAAGAAAGTTTGCAGGTAGCAAGCGGAATATATTTATGTTACGTTGAGATGCCGGAAATCGGTGAAACGAAAGTTCTTAAACTCGCTATAATACAACCGGAAATTTTAGAAAGGTAG